The genomic interval AGCAACATTTCTTACCTCTCCAGATGCCCCCCTCCTGTCAGGGAGCATTAGTGTATTGGCATGGCTTCCTGGGGCTATAGTAGATCCTATACTCATCCTGGGTCCAACTAACATGTAGCGTTTGTCTCCAGATCTGTACTGGATGCTGTGACACAGTGTCCCATCATAATTAGGCTCTGGCAGATATTTAGAGGTGTAGTCTGTGGACTTTGAGCACTGCATTGAAATCAGCACGATGATACTGACGAGAAAAAGAGCTGAAACTGAGCCCACAGTTATCATCAGGTAAAAAGTCACATTATTGTCCTCATCTGCATTTGACGAACTTTTCACATCAGAAGCTGCAAAAGCTTCTTTGGGCTCCACAACTTTGACGATGACAGTAGCTATTGCTGAGAGTGACACGTTCCCATTGTCTTTGACCAGTATGAGCAGCTTGTGCTCAGcctcgtctgtctctgtgaatgaGCGAAGTGTTCTGATCTGTCCTGTATAGCGGTCCAAACCAAAGAGACTGTGGTCAGTAACttcctgcagtgaaaacagtaaCCAGCCGTTATATCCTATATCAGCGTCATAGGCTCTGACTTTAGTCACCAAGTGTCCAGCGTTCACATTGCGAGGAATCTCCTCCACACCTTCAGCAGAACCGTTGGAGCTGACTGGATACAGGATGACTGGAGCGTTGTCGTTCTGATCCAGAATGAACACGTTCACTGTGACGTTGCTGCTCAGTGACGGAGTTCCGGAATCTGACGCTACAACGTGGAACTTAAAGGTTTTCAGTGTTTCAAAGTCAAAACTTTTTAGAGCCATGATGTCTCCGTTCTCAGAGTTAATGTTTAGAAATGAAGTCAGTTTATTATCTTTGCTTCcatctctgagaatatgatAGGAAATATGTGCATTCTCATTCTCATCAGCATCAAAAGCtttgacagaaaacacagaggtaCCTGGATTGTTACTCTCTGTCACATAGAAAGTATAAGGGCTCAGTGAAAACTGTGGACTGTTGTCATTCACATCTGACACCACAACACTTATTGTCTTCTCAGACGATAATGGAGGTTGACCAGCATCTGTTGCAGTTATTGTCAACTCATAATGTGacagtttctctctgtccaGAGGGGATTTGGTTACTAACGAATACATCTTATCTTGTAAAGATGGTGTTAAAATAAAAGGAACATTCTCAACGATGGAGCAAATTACTTTTCCATTAAGACCAGAGtccaagtcatttacactgatAAGAGCAACTGTAGTTCCA from Limanda limanda chromosome 10, fLimLim1.1, whole genome shotgun sequence carries:
- the LOC133011420 gene encoding putative protocadherin beta-18 → MKQRGWELRRARGRWMCSVVAVLLWSVATAQLRYSISEEVNEGTVVGNVAKDLGLDKNTLRERKYRIVSSNADPLFHVNQNDGILYVSRKIDREEVCAQISTCLINLKTVLENPLEVHYVGVEVLDINDHSPSFLEQEKTLEISESVLLGARIPLKASRDPDGGHFSVQQYKLSPNDHFRLEVKDKGEDGKIPILIVQKSLDREAAESHSLVLTALDGGKPPKTGEMNILVKVLDVNDNTPVFSQDVYSVMLNENVPVETIVIQVNATDVDEGPNGDVVYSFSNSVSHRLLKLFDINPSTGEITVKGLINFEDKDKYEIEIQASDKGLAPLSTQKSVIIKIVDVNDNAPEIEVTSFSSSIPEDSRPGTTVALISVNDLDSGLNGKVICSIVENVPFILTPSLQDKMYSLVTKSPLDREKLSHYELTITATDAGQPPLSSEKTISVVVSDVNDNSPQFSLSPYTFYVTESNNPGTSVFSVKAFDADENENAHISYHILRDGSKDNKLTSFLNINSENGDIMALKSFDFETLKTFKFHVVASDSGTPSLSSNVTVNVFILDQNDNAPVILYPVSSNGSAEGVEEIPRNVNAGHLVTKVRAYDADIGYNGWLLFSLQEVTDHSLFGLDRYTGQIRTLRSFTETDEAEHKLLILVKDNGNVSLSAIATVIVKVVEPKEAFAASDVKSSSNADEDNNVTFYLMITVGSVSALFLVSIIVLISMQCSKSTDYTSKYLPEPNYDGTLCHSIQYRSGDKRYMLVGPRMSIGSTIAPGSHANTLMLPDRRGASGEVRNVAFYQSKNPHPKYTFAKITKSHTFSKQLDIKLLYKHEGNGEVSCF